In Saccharicrinis fermentans DSM 9555 = JCM 21142, a genomic segment contains:
- a CDS encoding glycoside hydrolase family 3 N-terminal domain-containing protein, which yields MKLKFTFYLSLMMALSVFNACNRFNPDDYKNSALSDEQRAENLLRQLNLQEKISQMRIFHAGNRIHLNKQGELSLNDEAKDYIENGIAGIKNAGTGYAPRQGADLCNQLQKYIIENNRFGIPAMFIIECYNGVEAKGNTHFSRPLTMASSFNTELVKKLWDALGREARVRGLHMCHSPEADLVRDPRFGRMTETFGEDPYLTSRMVVSAVKGVQGDNVGLRSTHIGAVTKHFAGYAQVQGGTNFASVQISPRSFIDEILPPFKAAVKEAKTLGMMASHADINGVASHANGKLLTDTLKKNWGFDGYVVSDATDIERLYHFMKVAESFEGAAEMALRAGMDIDLYGNEGFALLEHMVDDQPDLLAFIDEAVRRVLLTKFKLGLFDNPYVDVSAAQQKTRSKETLDLALEVDLESIILLKNDNKTLPIDPMAYKHIAVIGPNASKGNMKALKNHLPAEVKLSYAKGCGITKPQRIPALYSLEEDKPLIKEAVQLAHQADIVLLFVGGDHKTAKEAYFVSDEYGDRADLDPVGQQNLLLEELKKTGKRIIVVLEHRRTLSIDTIEEKADAIIDCWDLSERGEEAIAKILLGEVNPSGKLTVTIPQSVGQLPAYYYQKHINYKKGYLFAPNEPIFPFGFGLSYTKFRYSNLAISDTIVNVGDSVEVCVDISNVGDVLGKEVCQVYLQDEYASVLQPIRSLIGFKKVTLMPGDTETLRFMIQPEDMSFTGVNMQRQIEAGRFNVFVGGSSDTKQMLSYVLK from the coding sequence CAGTTAAATCTTCAGGAAAAGATCAGTCAGATGCGTATTTTTCATGCAGGTAATCGAATACATCTCAACAAACAAGGGGAGCTGTCTTTAAATGATGAGGCTAAAGATTATATCGAAAATGGGATTGCCGGTATAAAGAATGCCGGAACGGGATATGCTCCCCGGCAAGGAGCTGATTTATGTAATCAGCTTCAGAAGTATATTATAGAAAATAACCGCTTTGGTATTCCTGCAATGTTTATTATTGAATGTTATAATGGCGTTGAAGCGAAAGGAAATACCCATTTTAGCCGACCTCTCACAATGGCTTCGTCGTTCAATACTGAGTTGGTTAAGAAGTTATGGGATGCACTTGGGCGTGAGGCTCGGGTACGGGGATTGCATATGTGTCACTCTCCGGAGGCAGATTTGGTGAGAGACCCTCGTTTTGGCCGAATGACAGAAACATTTGGAGAGGATCCTTATTTGACTTCACGCATGGTGGTGAGTGCTGTGAAGGGTGTGCAGGGAGATAATGTGGGGTTGAGAAGTACGCATATTGGAGCGGTAACTAAGCATTTCGCTGGTTATGCACAAGTGCAGGGCGGAACGAATTTTGCTTCCGTACAGATATCTCCACGAAGTTTTATTGATGAAATATTACCTCCTTTTAAGGCGGCTGTTAAAGAAGCTAAAACATTGGGTATGATGGCATCGCATGCAGATATTAATGGGGTGGCCAGTCATGCCAATGGCAAGTTATTAACTGATACGCTGAAAAAAAACTGGGGTTTTGATGGATATGTGGTTTCTGATGCAACTGATATTGAGCGTCTTTATCACTTTATGAAGGTGGCCGAGTCATTTGAGGGGGCGGCCGAGATGGCGCTGAGAGCAGGTATGGATATAGACCTTTATGGCAATGAGGGTTTTGCCTTATTGGAACATATGGTAGATGATCAGCCGGATTTACTAGCGTTTATTGATGAGGCTGTTAGAAGGGTCTTGTTAACGAAGTTTAAGCTAGGTCTGTTCGATAACCCTTATGTGGATGTTTCTGCGGCTCAGCAAAAAACAAGATCCAAAGAAACATTAGATTTGGCTTTGGAAGTGGACCTGGAATCCATCATTCTTTTAAAGAATGATAATAAAACTTTACCTATAGATCCTATGGCTTATAAGCATATTGCAGTCATAGGACCCAATGCCAGTAAAGGAAATATGAAGGCTCTCAAAAACCACCTTCCTGCAGAGGTCAAACTGAGTTATGCTAAAGGATGTGGAATTACTAAGCCGCAACGAATACCTGCTCTTTACAGTTTAGAAGAGGATAAACCCTTGATAAAAGAGGCAGTACAATTGGCGCACCAGGCAGATATTGTTTTACTGTTTGTGGGAGGTGATCATAAAACGGCCAAAGAGGCATATTTTGTTTCTGACGAATATGGAGATAGAGCAGATCTAGATCCTGTGGGGCAACAAAATTTATTACTGGAGGAACTGAAGAAGACTGGGAAAAGAATAATTGTCGTTTTGGAACATCGTAGAACTTTGTCTATTGACACAATTGAAGAGAAGGCGGATGCCATCATAGATTGCTGGGATTTAAGTGAGCGAGGTGAAGAAGCAATTGCAAAAATATTGCTGGGTGAGGTAAATCCTTCCGGAAAATTAACGGTTACGATACCTCAGTCTGTAGGTCAGCTACCTGCTTATTATTACCAAAAGCATATCAATTATAAAAAAGGTTATTTGTTTGCCCCCAATGAACCTATATTCCCCTTTGGGTTCGGTTTGAGTTATACGAAATTTCGTTATTCTAATCTAGCTATCTCTGATACCATTGTCAACGTGGGAGATTCAGTGGAGGTATGTGTGGATATTTCTAATGTGGGGGATGTGTTAGGTAAGGAAGTATGCCAGGTGTATTTACAAGATGAATATGCCTCAGTACTACAACCTATTCGTTCACTCATTGGTTTTAAAAAAGTAACGCTTATGCCTGGAGATACAGAAACACTACGTTTTATGATACAGCCCGAGGATATGTCATTTACCGGCGTTAATATGCAAAGACAAATAGAGGCTGGGCGTTTCAATGTTTTTGTGGGGGGATCTTCTGACACCAAACAAATGTTGAGTTATGTTTTAAAGTAG
- a CDS encoding toprim domain-containing protein: MLFSLKQCITFPLKDKSGNIVSLYGRRITQAKAYTAEVGKHYYSENRKGLYPAYPNANTETLIITEAIIDAASLLQCIDALPCVSILSAYGTNGLTTEHTEAVSQLKNLQEVIFFFDGDQAGQKGAAKYSEELAKQGVKTSIVCTPPNEDVNSLWVNYGKEAILQLIEERILSTGSLINQSSFSSIEKSSIEKEIKVQTQNFASQQLNTNTPNKIIYETKTARYIIKGSLPKTFDRMEVSLDAQDLETGLKYRCRCMNIF; the protein is encoded by the coding sequence TTGCTATTTTCACTCAAGCAATGCATCACCTTCCCCCTAAAAGACAAAAGCGGCAATATCGTAAGCCTATACGGCAGAAGAATAACCCAAGCCAAAGCCTACACCGCAGAAGTAGGTAAACATTACTATAGTGAGAACCGCAAAGGATTATATCCAGCTTACCCAAATGCAAATACCGAAACCTTAATCATAACCGAGGCAATAATAGATGCAGCTTCGCTGCTGCAATGTATAGACGCACTACCGTGCGTCTCAATACTATCCGCCTACGGAACCAATGGCTTAACCACCGAACACACCGAGGCGGTGAGCCAATTAAAAAACTTACAGGAAGTAATCTTCTTCTTTGATGGAGATCAGGCAGGGCAAAAAGGCGCAGCCAAATACAGCGAAGAACTGGCAAAGCAAGGTGTTAAAACAAGTATTGTTTGCACACCGCCAAACGAAGATGTAAACAGTCTTTGGGTAAACTACGGCAAAGAAGCCATACTGCAATTAATAGAAGAGCGGATTTTAAGCACCGGCAGCCTGATAAATCAATCTTCCTTTTCTTCAATTGAAAAATCTTCAATTGAAAAAGAAATTAAAGTACAGACGCAAAATTTTGCGTCTCAACAGTTAAATACCAACACCCCAAACAAAATCATCTACGAAACTAAAACCGCCCGATACATCATAAAAGGATCTTTACCTAAAACCTTCGACCGTATGGAGGTAAGCCTTGATGCTCAAGATTTAGAAACTGGCTTAAAATATCGCTGCCGTTGCATGAATATCTTTTAA
- a CDS encoding integrase encodes MSRIKKMINRYKPRLNNIAQIRALVITNWLQHYNLREVQYMAGHKYVSSTEKYRMDNLEDLQKELEKYHPLK; translated from the coding sequence ATGTCAAGAATAAAGAAGATGATAAACCGCTACAAACCGAGATTGAATAACATAGCACAAATCAGAGCTTTGGTTATTACAAACTGGCTGCAGCATTACAATTTGCGTGAGGTTCAATACATGGCTGGGCATAAATATGTGAGTAGTACAGAAAAATATAGAATGGATAATTTGGAGGATTTACAGAAAGAGTTGGAAAAATATCATCCACTTAAATAA
- a CDS encoding toxin-antitoxin system HicB family antitoxin translates to MSKKEKLIARLLAMSSDFHYDEMVKLLDYFGFKGSFNVRLSPKLHQRAALLAMEDKMSLNNFVAESIRERIFRETGNPI, encoded by the coding sequence ATGAGTAAGAAAGAAAAACTAATAGCCAGACTTTTGGCTATGTCATCTGATTTTCATTACGATGAAATGGTTAAGCTCTTAGATTACTTTGGTTTTAAAGGAAGTTTTAATGTAAGATTATCACCAAAGCTTCATCAGCGTGCAGCCTTGTTAGCAATGGAAGATAAAATGTCATTAAACAATTTTGTTGCAGAATCTATCCGTGAAAGAATCTTTAGAGAAACAGGAAACCCAATTTAA
- a CDS encoding IS110 family RNA-guided transposase, which translates to MQVYGIDLSMEKFDVNFIDKNGKEKKKQVKNRLSAISKFLENVSEDAVLCVEHTGSYGDLLVYLCNQLGIDIALIPGYTIKHSLGMIKGKSDDIDAARIREYGERFFDKLKYKQYDSEEIVELKSLYTLRSQLVKARKVLRTGEHGRSNVPIQSVSAHKYADKAIFNLNKEIEEVESEIEAIITANNELNDNYELVVSVKGIGPVIATDLIIKTGNFLVIDTARKASSYVGICPFPNASGKMVGKAKISPFGDRKLKALLYMGAKSAVKHNKEYRLYYEKKKLEGKPHYLIMNNVSNKMLRTIYSVVKNKTPYSQDYICLDPREKNINSSTEIVA; encoded by the coding sequence ATGCAAGTATATGGAATTGATTTATCAATGGAAAAGTTTGATGTAAACTTTATTGACAAGAATGGAAAAGAAAAGAAGAAACAAGTGAAGAACAGACTAAGTGCCATATCAAAGTTCTTAGAGAACGTATCAGAAGATGCCGTATTGTGTGTTGAGCATACAGGTTCCTATGGAGACTTATTGGTTTATTTATGCAACCAGTTAGGAATAGATATAGCCTTGATACCGGGTTATACCATAAAGCATAGCCTAGGTATGATAAAGGGAAAGTCTGATGATATAGATGCCGCTAGAATACGAGAATATGGAGAGCGATTCTTTGATAAGTTAAAATACAAGCAGTACGATTCAGAAGAGATAGTTGAATTGAAAAGTTTGTATACACTGCGTTCTCAATTAGTGAAGGCAAGAAAGGTTTTAAGAACAGGAGAGCACGGTCGTTCCAATGTGCCCATACAAAGCGTAAGTGCACATAAATATGCAGATAAAGCTATATTCAATTTAAACAAAGAGATAGAAGAAGTAGAAAGTGAAATAGAAGCTATAATAACGGCAAACAATGAACTGAACGACAATTATGAACTAGTTGTCAGCGTAAAAGGAATAGGGCCTGTTATAGCCACGGATTTGATTATTAAAACAGGGAACTTTCTTGTGATTGACACCGCTCGAAAGGCATCTTCATATGTGGGGATTTGCCCTTTCCCCAATGCGTCAGGAAAGATGGTCGGCAAAGCAAAAATAAGCCCGTTTGGAGATCGAAAACTAAAGGCTCTCCTTTATATGGGTGCTAAGTCTGCTGTCAAGCACAATAAAGAATATAGGCTGTATTACGAAAAGAAAAAGTTAGAGGGCAAACCTCATTATTTAATTATGAATAATGTGTCAAATAAAATGTTGAGAACAATTTATAGCGTTGTAAAAAATAAAACGCCTTACAGTCAAGATTACATATGTCTTGACCCGAGAGAGAAAAATATTAATAGCTCCACTGAAATAGTGGCTTAA
- a CDS encoding glycoside hydrolase family 2 TIM barrel-domain containing protein, producing MNKQIFTLFLIYILFCGANTLAQYSSRTKQSINEDWKFCGTHIEGGEAIELNDSTWTNITIPHTWNKLDAIDETKGYSRKVCWYRKTLFIPKENAKAHSYLLFEGVNQIADIYVNGQWVGQHKGGYTQFNFEITPYIGYDRKNIIAIKVDNRHNKDIPPLSADFTFWGGIYRDVFLVQTNDLHFNNSNYASDGVFITTPKVAKDKASVNIRSLVTNQSATKRPIKMTYSIVDQQGQTIITANKQVNIEKKETKEIVMNHIEIKSPKLWSPQSPYLYTAITQIIDVKTGSTLDESVLPLGFRWFEFTADKGFFLNGQHLKLIGTNRHQDYLRMGNALPDEMHIRDIKLLKKMGANFLRIAHYPQDPTILEMCDKLGIIASVEIPIIDKITETQAFTDNCLYMAREMINQNFNHPSVIIWAYMNEVLLRPPFKKDKEKHVKYLHHVTQLAQKIEDVIRTEDPSRYTMIPNHGAFDTYNSAKLTQIPMIVGWNLYQGWYGGQLDGFDKYLDRHKNELPNKPVIVTEYGADVHTRLHSFHPERFDYTVEYGNMYHEHYLNTILKRDFVAGANIWNLADFYSAFRGNARPAVNCKGIVGLDRELKDSYLLYKTALHAETVLEIGQKEWKIRGGIAREDGDYCIQPVNVYSNSKEVELFANGKSMGKRKVNAYKASWDIPFVNGDNLLEAVCIENGIKYRDRNMIDFRLAPLKPKSRSLPFTEINILLGSKRYFEDRLLDIIWIPEKEYQKGSWGYIGGTPYRKKTKYGSFPCADINIKDTDKDPIFQSQRVGLDAVKFDVPNGKYTLSLLWAELVSDIYHEKLAYNLGHEIIKEEVTNRIFNITINGETVENNLNIAEKYGAERAITKKYEITVSDGKGINIEFEAVSGNPILNALRLYKIQ from the coding sequence ATGAACAAACAAATATTTACTTTATTCCTTATATATATTCTTTTTTGTGGAGCAAATACCTTGGCACAATATAGTTCCCGTACAAAACAATCGATAAACGAAGACTGGAAGTTTTGTGGTACTCACATTGAAGGAGGGGAAGCTATTGAACTAAACGATTCTACTTGGACCAACATTACTATACCTCACACATGGAATAAACTAGATGCCATTGACGAGACAAAGGGCTATAGCAGAAAGGTATGTTGGTATAGAAAAACATTATTCATACCCAAAGAGAATGCCAAGGCTCATAGCTACTTGCTATTTGAAGGTGTCAACCAAATTGCAGATATATATGTCAATGGACAATGGGTAGGACAGCACAAAGGAGGATATACACAATTTAATTTTGAAATAACCCCATATATTGGGTATGATCGGAAAAATATCATTGCTATTAAAGTAGATAATCGCCACAATAAAGATATCCCTCCACTATCGGCTGACTTTACCTTTTGGGGTGGGATATATCGCGATGTATTCTTGGTACAAACCAACGATTTACATTTCAACAACAGCAATTATGCATCTGATGGTGTTTTTATCACCACCCCAAAAGTTGCCAAAGACAAGGCGAGTGTAAATATCCGGAGTCTGGTAACCAATCAATCCGCCACAAAACGCCCAATAAAGATGACTTACTCCATTGTTGACCAACAGGGACAAACCATCATTACAGCGAACAAGCAAGTAAACATTGAAAAAAAGGAGACCAAAGAAATCGTGATGAATCATATCGAGATTAAATCACCCAAATTATGGTCGCCACAATCTCCTTATCTATACACGGCAATCACCCAAATAATAGATGTAAAAACAGGTAGTACGCTGGATGAATCAGTGCTTCCTTTAGGTTTTAGATGGTTCGAATTCACTGCCGACAAAGGATTCTTTTTAAATGGACAACATCTAAAATTAATCGGCACCAATCGACATCAAGATTATTTGAGGATGGGAAATGCTCTTCCTGACGAGATGCATATCCGGGATATTAAGTTATTAAAAAAAATGGGTGCTAACTTCCTTCGCATAGCCCATTACCCACAAGATCCTACTATATTGGAGATGTGTGACAAATTGGGTATTATTGCTTCTGTTGAAATCCCTATTATCGACAAAATAACAGAAACACAAGCGTTCACCGATAACTGCCTTTATATGGCGCGTGAAATGATAAACCAAAACTTTAACCATCCTTCAGTGATCATATGGGCTTATATGAACGAAGTATTGTTACGTCCTCCCTTTAAAAAAGACAAAGAAAAACACGTAAAATACCTCCATCATGTTACACAACTTGCACAGAAAATAGAAGATGTTATTAGAACCGAAGATCCATCCCGATACACCATGATTCCTAATCATGGCGCTTTTGATACCTATAACAGTGCAAAACTCACTCAAATACCCATGATAGTAGGATGGAACCTCTATCAAGGATGGTATGGTGGTCAATTGGATGGTTTTGATAAATATCTGGATAGACACAAAAATGAATTACCCAACAAACCTGTCATCGTAACTGAATATGGTGCAGATGTACATACCCGTTTGCATTCCTTTCATCCTGAAAGGTTTGATTATACAGTAGAGTATGGAAACATGTATCACGAACACTACCTAAATACTATTCTAAAACGAGATTTTGTGGCGGGAGCTAATATCTGGAACCTGGCCGACTTTTATTCTGCGTTCCGTGGCAATGCCCGTCCTGCAGTAAACTGCAAAGGAATTGTTGGTTTAGACAGAGAATTAAAAGACTCCTACCTCTTATACAAGACAGCATTGCATGCTGAAACCGTTTTAGAAATAGGACAAAAGGAATGGAAAATACGTGGTGGTATAGCTCGTGAGGATGGAGACTACTGCATACAACCGGTAAATGTATATTCTAATTCAAAAGAAGTGGAACTATTTGCTAATGGTAAGAGCATGGGAAAAAGAAAAGTAAACGCCTACAAAGCGTCATGGGATATTCCTTTTGTAAATGGTGATAATCTACTGGAAGCGGTTTGTATTGAGAACGGAATAAAGTATCGCGACAGAAATATGATTGATTTTAGACTCGCTCCCTTAAAGCCTAAGAGCAGATCCCTTCCATTTACTGAAATAAATATATTATTGGGTTCAAAAAGATATTTCGAAGACAGACTCCTGGATATCATCTGGATTCCGGAAAAAGAATACCAAAAGGGAAGCTGGGGGTATATAGGGGGAACTCCATACCGAAAAAAAACAAAGTATGGCAGTTTCCCTTGTGCTGACATAAATATTAAAGATACCGACAAGGACCCCATATTCCAATCACAACGAGTAGGTTTAGATGCTGTTAAATTTGATGTACCTAATGGTAAATATACCCTATCCTTACTTTGGGCAGAACTGGTATCGGATATATATCATGAAAAATTAGCCTACAATTTAGGCCATGAGATTATTAAGGAAGAAGTCACCAACAGAATATTCAATATAACCATAAATGGAGAGACCGTTGAAAACAATCTAAATATCGCAGAAAAATACGGAGCAGAAAGAGCAATCACGAAAAAATATGAGATAACTGTTTCCGATGGAAAAGGGATAAACATCGAGTTTGAAGCGGTTTCGGGAAATCCCATTCTGAATGCCTTGAGATTGTATAAAATTCAGTAG
- a CDS encoding CBM96 family carbohydrate-binding protein, whose amino-acid sequence MKKYTRLKHKVIYLMSIMLLLSTFIPAQIILSPSHDAYIQGGDNSNINYGSETLIRTKGSDNENFCRKGLLQFDLSSLTSVSSAILKIYVSNANPYSITAYQTTDDWDENTVTWNSAPSLGDAISTTTISNEYIYYEWDVTSFIQEQLLSDAKASIYLVEASLSKKNIDFNSKEAGPNMPELVISEEEINYASLPALMDAQTYYWGSQKYIANYGSETNLKIKLDGLSKASADAYLMFDISDITTPRQSVLLKMFANTVLRNTLVSIYGVNDKETWDEASITGKNKPIGNERIGVYPLSGEGLVTFDITDHFNKAIANNQQSLTLVLKENEGTSVAFNSSEAATNQPEILYAEQTSPYPTSTTLPIYGTFYIDNEEGNDDNDGTSEDTAWKNISKLSKLSLDAGSRILLKRGCTWERQMLSFKGSGTEDKPIVIDAYGSGTKPCLKGNGALYNVIYLFNQEYIEISNLDIQNQGATLDNLRRGIYVLADNFGVVHHLEFKQIDFSNINGSDGRVSGTYGNSDDEKRSSGILIEVRGDDIQTYYDGLVIDQCSFYEISNTGIANSSHWTQMNSDSDWDSNNSEGTSNAHYVHNFVPNKNVWIKRNRFENINSQGLIVRTAENPIMEYNLFYYCSLGDGSDNACFNSKTTNAIWRYNESCYTQWVEGQGDGAGIDSDIRTKNTIIEYNYCHHNQYGGIITTGGRFDDSFNDNTIIRYNILINNGHNSIRLCNNNTHTKIYNNLVYYDDASEINRLIFQHLHNDTQSGPTDTYVNNNIFYTSNNNGRFMADVEWTDSRVQRCNYSNNLFYGIYTDDPYPADPHKIITDPLFVDATVPPQQTGGYILLNKEGIPTGEINPAFLSGFTLSDESPAIDAGIWDDNTANASVDFNKLSIPLGTSIEIGPFEHKPSSYTKTTELNDEPNSILIYPIPSKNKTIVNCQYPMDYISIYTITGHEIKHINKIKTNDYTLDLQSFSSGIYLIKIKDTRGTLSTGKIIVK is encoded by the coding sequence ATGAAAAAATATACACGCTTAAAACACAAAGTCATTTATTTGATGAGCATCATGTTACTACTAAGCACCTTCATTCCTGCACAAATCATACTATCCCCTTCGCACGATGCTTACATTCAAGGTGGTGACAATTCAAATATCAACTATGGTTCAGAAACACTTATCCGCACAAAGGGAAGTGATAACGAAAATTTTTGCAGAAAAGGTTTATTACAGTTTGATTTATCATCATTAACTTCGGTTAGTTCTGCCATATTAAAAATATATGTAAGCAATGCAAACCCCTACTCCATTACAGCCTATCAAACGACCGATGACTGGGATGAAAACACGGTAACATGGAATTCTGCTCCTTCTCTTGGAGACGCTATTTCTACTACCACTATCTCCAACGAATATATTTATTACGAATGGGATGTTACATCTTTTATACAGGAACAATTGTTATCCGATGCAAAAGCAAGTATTTACCTTGTAGAAGCCAGCCTTTCTAAAAAAAACATTGACTTTAATAGTAAAGAAGCAGGACCCAACATGCCTGAATTGGTCATCTCAGAAGAGGAAATAAATTACGCCTCACTTCCTGCCCTCATGGATGCCCAAACATATTATTGGGGATCCCAAAAGTATATCGCCAATTATGGATCCGAAACTAACTTGAAAATTAAGCTAGATGGCTTATCGAAAGCCAGTGCAGATGCTTACTTAATGTTTGACATCAGTGATATAACAACTCCTCGCCAATCGGTGCTATTAAAAATGTTTGCAAATACAGTCCTACGTAATACGTTAGTTTCAATCTATGGTGTCAATGATAAGGAAACATGGGATGAGGCTAGTATCACCGGAAAAAATAAACCCATCGGCAATGAACGCATTGGGGTTTATCCATTGTCAGGCGAAGGCCTTGTTACCTTTGACATTACGGACCATTTTAATAAGGCAATTGCTAATAATCAGCAAAGCCTTACCCTTGTGCTCAAAGAAAATGAAGGTACTTCTGTGGCCTTTAATTCCAGTGAAGCAGCCACTAACCAGCCTGAAATACTATATGCAGAACAAACAAGCCCTTATCCCACCTCTACTACCCTACCTATATACGGAACATTCTATATTGACAACGAGGAGGGCAATGATGATAACGATGGTACGTCTGAAGACACGGCCTGGAAAAACATTTCAAAACTGAGTAAACTTAGCCTTGATGCCGGATCACGTATTTTACTCAAACGAGGATGCACGTGGGAACGACAAATGCTTTCCTTCAAAGGATCCGGAACAGAAGATAAGCCCATTGTAATTGACGCATACGGAAGCGGAACTAAGCCTTGTCTAAAAGGGAATGGGGCACTGTACAATGTCATCTATTTATTTAACCAGGAATACATCGAGATATCAAACCTGGATATACAAAACCAAGGCGCAACACTGGACAATCTCAGACGAGGTATTTATGTTTTAGCTGATAATTTCGGAGTGGTCCATCATCTAGAGTTTAAACAGATTGATTTTTCGAATATTAACGGAAGCGATGGACGCGTTAGCGGAACATATGGAAATTCAGATGATGAAAAACGTTCCAGTGGAATATTGATAGAGGTCAGAGGCGATGATATCCAAACCTATTACGACGGCTTGGTGATTGATCAGTGCTCATTTTATGAAATATCCAACACTGGTATTGCCAACTCTTCACATTGGACGCAAATGAATAGCGACTCAGACTGGGATTCTAATAATAGTGAAGGCACCTCAAATGCGCATTATGTGCATAATTTTGTACCCAATAAAAATGTATGGATCAAACGAAACCGTTTCGAAAATATAAATTCCCAGGGGCTCATTGTTAGAACAGCCGAAAACCCCATCATGGAATACAACCTCTTCTATTATTGCTCATTGGGCGATGGCTCAGACAATGCCTGTTTTAATTCTAAAACCACGAATGCTATCTGGCGATACAACGAATCCTGTTATACCCAGTGGGTAGAAGGACAAGGCGATGGTGCTGGTATTGATTCTGACATCCGCACAAAAAACACAATCATCGAATACAATTATTGTCATCACAATCAATATGGTGGCATCATAACAACAGGAGGAAGATTCGACGATTCATTCAATGACAACACCATAATCAGATACAACATACTAATCAATAACGGTCATAATAGTATTCGCCTATGCAACAACAACACCCATACTAAAATATACAACAACCTGGTATATTATGATGATGCCAGCGAAATAAACAGACTTATATTTCAACATTTACATAACGATACCCAATCAGGCCCTACCGACACCTATGTAAACAATAACATTTTCTATACCTCTAATAATAATGGACGATTTATGGCCGATGTGGAGTGGACAGACAGTAGGGTACAACGATGCAATTATTCCAATAATTTATTTTATGGCATCTATACTGATGATCCATATCCTGCTGATCCCCATAAAATCATAACCGATCCTCTTTTTGTAGATGCAACAGTACCTCCCCAGCAAACTGGTGGTTATATTCTACTAAACAAAGAAGGAATTCCAACGGGCGAAATAAATCCTGCTTTTTTAAGTGGCTTTACCCTAAGCGATGAATCTCCTGCGATTGATGCCGGCATATGGGATGATAACACAGCTAACGCATCGGTCGATTTTAACAAGCTATCCATCCCTCTGGGAACTTCTATTGAAATAGGACCTTTTGAGCACAAACCTTCTTCTTACACCAAAACAACGGAACTTAATGATGAACCAAATTCCATCCTGATCTATCCGATCCCTTCTAAAAACAAAACTATCGTGAACTGTCAATACCCCATGGATTACATTTCAATATACACCATAACCGGCCATGAAATTAAACACATCAACAAAATCAAAACAAACGATTACACCTTGGACTTACAGAGTTTTTCCAGTGGCATATACCTTATCAAAATTAAAGATACAAGGGGAACCTTAAGTACTGGAAAAATAATCGTAAAATAA